The Streptomyces sp. HUAS CB01 genome has a segment encoding these proteins:
- a CDS encoding DUF6381 family protein, which produces MSMSDEIGGRVRQMRQKAEELKQAAERVSDPEESKRLKEKARRLQEQSEQESTMGSGDIYPME; this is translated from the coding sequence ATGAGCATGTCAGATGAAATCGGTGGCCGGGTCCGACAGATGCGGCAGAAGGCCGAGGAGCTGAAGCAGGCCGCGGAGCGCGTGAGCGATCCCGAGGAGAGCAAGCGGCTCAAGGAGAAGGCGCGCAGGCTCCAGGAACAGAGCGAGCAGGAGAGCACGATGGGGTCCGGGGACATCTACCCCATGGAGTGA
- a CDS encoding SDR family oxidoreductase: MDLGLKDRVYVVTGATRGLGNAAARALAAEGAKLIITGRDTKAAADAAAELGPDAVGIAADNAAPGTAERLIEAARAHFGRFDGVLISVGGPPPGFVADNTDEQWQAAFESVFLGAVRLARGSAAALGEGGVVGFVLSGSVHEPIPGLTISNGLRPGLAGFAKSLSDELGPRGIRVVGLLPARIDTDRVRELDALSGDADAARAANESRIPLRRYGTPEEFGRTAAFMLSPAASYLTGVMLPVDGGARSGF; encoded by the coding sequence ATGGATCTTGGACTGAAGGACCGTGTCTACGTCGTCACCGGGGCGACCCGGGGGCTGGGCAACGCCGCAGCCCGGGCGCTCGCCGCCGAGGGCGCGAAGCTGATCATCACCGGACGGGACACGAAGGCCGCCGCGGACGCGGCGGCCGAGCTCGGCCCGGACGCCGTCGGCATCGCGGCGGACAACGCCGCCCCCGGGACCGCAGAGCGGCTGATCGAGGCCGCGCGGGCGCATTTCGGCCGCTTCGACGGCGTGCTGATCAGCGTCGGCGGCCCGCCTCCGGGCTTCGTCGCCGACAACACGGACGAGCAGTGGCAGGCGGCGTTCGAGTCGGTGTTCCTGGGCGCGGTCAGACTGGCCCGTGGCTCGGCGGCGGCGCTGGGCGAGGGCGGTGTCGTCGGCTTCGTGCTGTCCGGCTCGGTCCACGAGCCGATTCCGGGCCTGACCATTTCGAACGGTCTGCGTCCCGGGCTGGCCGGTTTCGCCAAGTCGCTCTCCGACGAGCTGGGGCCGCGCGGGATCCGCGTCGTGGGGCTGCTTCCCGCCCGTATCGACACCGACCGGGTGCGCGAGCTGGACGCGCTGTCGGGGGACGCGGACGCGGCCCGCGCCGCCAACGAGTCCCGCATTCCGCTGCGGCGCTACGGCACGCCGGAGGAGTTCGGGCGGACGGCGGCGTTCATGCTGTCGCCCGCCGCGTCGTACCTCACGGGTGTGATGCTGCCGGTGGACGGCGGGGCGAGGTCCGGCTTCTGA